A genome region from Methylobacterium sp. FF17 includes the following:
- a CDS encoding pyridoxal phosphate-dependent aminotransferase — MTASPIRPPNLSSRRAARVAPFLAMDVMSAAAAREARGEGVVHMEVGQPSAPAPRAVIAAAQAALATGALPYTQALGLPALRERIARHYAETYGVTMSPGRVVVTTGSSAGFVLAFLALFDAGARIAVPQPGYPAYRSLLNALDLVPAPLTLRDADRFAPTGDALRALHARDPLSGLLVMSPANPSGTVIAPDRLADLCAAARALGLRFISDEIYHGLAYGLPTDTALRHDDDAIVINSFSKTWCMTGWRIGWMVVPDWLARPVERLAQNLYISAPYLSQVAALAAFDAVEEVEAVRAGYAANRALLLDAFPGLGLGRTHPADGAFYLYTDVSNLTDDASAFCRRMLDEAGVAATPGLDFDPVEGGHHVRFSFAGSQADCVDAVRRLKGWLR, encoded by the coding sequence ATGACCGCAAGCCCGATTCGACCCCCGAACCTTTCCTCCCGGCGCGCGGCGCGCGTCGCCCCGTTCCTCGCCATGGACGTGATGTCCGCCGCCGCCGCCCGCGAGGCGCGCGGGGAGGGCGTCGTGCACATGGAGGTCGGCCAGCCCTCGGCTCCGGCACCCCGCGCGGTGATCGCCGCCGCGCAGGCGGCGCTGGCCACCGGCGCGCTCCCCTACACGCAGGCGCTGGGCCTGCCGGCCCTGCGCGAGCGCATCGCCCGCCACTATGCCGAGACCTACGGGGTGACGATGTCCCCGGGCCGGGTGGTGGTGACCACCGGCTCCTCGGCCGGGTTCGTGCTCGCCTTCCTTGCCCTGTTCGATGCGGGCGCCCGCATCGCGGTGCCGCAGCCGGGCTACCCGGCCTATCGCAGCCTGCTCAACGCCCTCGACCTCGTGCCGGCCCCGCTGACGCTGCGGGACGCCGATCGTTTCGCCCCGACGGGGGACGCCCTGCGGGCACTGCACGCACGGGATCCGCTCTCCGGCCTGCTGGTGATGAGCCCCGCCAACCCGTCCGGCACGGTGATCGCGCCGGACCGCCTCGCCGATCTCTGCGCCGCGGCGCGGGCGCTCGGGCTGCGCTTCATCTCGGACGAGATCTATCACGGCCTCGCCTACGGCTTGCCCACCGACACGGCCCTGCGCCACGACGACGACGCCATCGTGATCAACTCGTTCTCGAAGACCTGGTGCATGACCGGCTGGCGCATCGGCTGGATGGTGGTGCCGGACTGGCTCGCCCGCCCGGTGGAGCGCCTGGCCCAGAACCTCTACATCTCCGCCCCCTACCTCTCGCAGGTGGCGGCGCTCGCGGCCTTCGACGCGGTGGAGGAGGTCGAGGCGGTGCGGGCGGGCTACGCCGCCAACCGGGCGCTCCTCCTCGACGCCTTCCCGGGCCTCGGGCTGGGGCGGACGCACCCGGCGGACGGTGCCTTCTACCTCTACACCGACGTCTCCAACCTCACCGACGATGCCAGCGCCTTCTGCCGGCGCATGCTCGACGAGGCGGGGGTCGCCGCAACCCCGGGCCTCGATTTCGACCCCGTGGAGGGCGGCCACCACGTGCGCTTCTCCTTCGCGGGATCGCAGGCGGACTGCGTCGACGCGGTCCGCCGCCTCAAGGGCTGGCTGCGCTGA
- a CDS encoding DsbA family protein, with the protein MPLFRSLLSVTFLAGTLTMATAQTVPGQTAPAAPFTDAQRQAIEGIIKDYLVKNPDVLQEAIAEGERRQQETQKLAQSAALKESREALVNSPHGVVAGNPAGDVTLVEFFDYNCGYCRKALTDIQALIKGDPKLRVVLKDFPVLGAESLEASKIALAAKQQLKADKVFEFHTKLLESKGRVNAERALAVGKEMGLDVARLTRDAQGAEVKAALSENVGLGDKLGLSGTPAFIIGDEIIPGAVGIEPIRKIITDVRQCGHAAC; encoded by the coding sequence ATGCCCCTGTTCCGATCCCTGCTCTCCGTCACGTTCCTCGCCGGCACCCTGACCATGGCGACGGCACAGACGGTTCCGGGCCAGACCGCCCCGGCCGCCCCCTTCACGGACGCGCAGCGCCAGGCGATCGAGGGCATCATCAAGGATTACCTGGTCAAGAATCCGGACGTGCTGCAGGAGGCGATCGCCGAGGGCGAGCGCCGGCAGCAGGAGACCCAGAAGCTGGCGCAATCCGCCGCGCTCAAGGAGTCGCGCGAAGCGCTGGTCAACTCGCCCCACGGCGTGGTCGCGGGCAACCCGGCCGGCGACGTCACCCTGGTGGAGTTCTTCGACTACAATTGCGGGTATTGCCGCAAGGCGCTCACCGACATCCAGGCCCTGATCAAGGGCGACCCGAAGCTGCGCGTGGTCCTCAAGGACTTCCCCGTGCTCGGCGCCGAGTCCCTCGAGGCCAGTAAGATCGCCCTGGCCGCCAAGCAGCAGCTGAAAGCGGACAAGGTCTTCGAGTTCCACACTAAGCTTCTTGAGTCGAAGGGCCGGGTCAATGCCGAGCGGGCGCTGGCCGTCGGCAAGGAGATGGGCCTCGACGTGGCCCGGCTGACCCGGGACGCGCAGGGCGCCGAGGTGAAGGCGGCCCTGTCCGAGAATGTCGGTCTCGGCGACAAGCTCGGCCTGTCGGGCACCCCCGCCTTCATCATCGGAGACGAGATCATCCCGGGCGCGGTCGGCATCGAGCCGATCCGGAAGATCATCACCGATGTGCGCCAGTGCGGCCACGCGGCCTGCTGA
- the accB gene encoding acetyl-CoA carboxylase biotin carboxyl carrier protein — MSKNDPFDPELVRELATLINETDLSEIEVEKGDLRIRVARRIEAVQVQVAAPAPAMVQAAAPAPVSGPGGAPERGKAGVGHPGAVPSPMVGTAYRRPSPDAKLFVDVGSKVEAGEKLLLIEAMKTFNEIVAPRAGTVTAVFVEDGQPVEFGEPLLVIE; from the coding sequence ATGTCCAAGAACGACCCCTTCGATCCGGAGCTCGTGCGCGAGCTCGCCACGCTCATCAACGAGACCGATCTCAGCGAGATCGAGGTCGAGAAGGGGGATCTGCGCATCCGCGTCGCCCGCCGGATCGAGGCGGTGCAGGTTCAGGTGGCGGCCCCGGCGCCCGCCATGGTCCAGGCCGCCGCCCCGGCGCCCGTCTCCGGGCCCGGCGGCGCGCCCGAACGCGGCAAGGCCGGCGTCGGCCACCCCGGCGCGGTGCCCTCCCCGATGGTTGGAACCGCGTATCGCCGCCCCTCGCCGGATGCCAAGCTGTTCGTGGATGTCGGCTCGAAGGTCGAGGCCGGCGAGAAGCTTCTGCTCATCGAGGCGATGAAGACCTTCAACGAGATCGTGGCGCCGCGCGCCGGCACCGTCACCGCCGTCTTCGTCGAGGACGGTCAACCCGTCGAGTTCGGCGAACCCCTCCTCGTCATCGAGTGA
- a CDS encoding N-acetylmuramoyl-L-alanine amidase: protein MPTRSPLLRSLAVLAVLGAAPATAQDGDRARAAAPGANQAAVAIAADLATTGGTTKLTLTLSRAIEARAFVMERPDRAVIDLAEVNFQLGAGTGRKRDGLVSSFRYGLFAPGRSRIVVDLAQPASVGRIETVTRARDGAVLLSIEFQRTDREGFRRAAVASDPAPAQRKAAAEPEATDARPLIMVDAGHGGTDPGAIAATGVFEKDIVFGFAQALVSRLEGNGRYRVRMTRDRDVFVPLSERVRIAREAKADLFVSIHADSISSAPQVRGATIYTGSEKATDAESARLAERENRADAAAGTESNEGPGHVADILQELTLRETRTFSSGFAKGLMAHLGPVMEMSAKPHREAGFQVLRSPDVPSVLVELGYLSSKRDLDLLQSEAWRAEVTGGMAKAIDAFFGNRTSLTRPGPPRRSAAIAPVSP, encoded by the coding sequence ATGCCAACACGCTCGCCCCTGCTGCGCTCCCTCGCCGTCCTCGCCGTCCTCGGCGCGGCGCCGGCCACGGCCCAGGACGGCGACCGGGCGCGGGCGGCCGCCCCCGGCGCGAACCAGGCCGCCGTCGCGATCGCGGCCGATCTGGCGACGACCGGCGGGACGACGAAGCTGACGCTCACCCTCTCCAGGGCCATCGAGGCGCGGGCCTTCGTGATGGAACGTCCGGACCGGGCCGTCATCGACCTCGCGGAAGTGAACTTCCAGCTCGGCGCCGGCACCGGGCGCAAGCGCGACGGCCTCGTGTCCTCGTTCCGCTACGGCCTGTTCGCGCCCGGGCGCTCCCGCATCGTGGTGGATCTGGCGCAGCCCGCCAGCGTGGGGCGGATCGAGACCGTCACGCGGGCGCGCGACGGGGCGGTCCTGCTCAGCATCGAGTTCCAGCGCACGGATCGCGAGGGGTTCCGCCGCGCCGCCGTGGCGAGCGACCCGGCCCCAGCCCAGCGCAAGGCCGCCGCCGAGCCGGAAGCCACCGACGCCCGCCCCCTGATCATGGTCGACGCCGGACATGGCGGCACCGATCCGGGCGCCATCGCGGCCACCGGCGTGTTCGAGAAGGACATCGTCTTCGGCTTCGCCCAGGCACTCGTGTCCCGGCTCGAGGGGAACGGCCGCTACCGGGTGCGCATGACCCGCGACCGCGACGTGTTCGTGCCCCTCTCGGAGCGCGTCCGCATCGCCCGGGAGGCCAAAGCCGACCTGTTCGTGTCGATCCACGCCGATTCGATCTCGTCGGCGCCACAGGTGCGCGGCGCCACGATCTATACCGGCTCCGAGAAGGCGACCGACGCCGAATCCGCCCGCTTGGCGGAGCGCGAGAACCGGGCCGACGCCGCCGCCGGCACCGAATCGAACGAGGGGCCCGGCCATGTCGCCGACATCCTGCAGGAACTCACCCTGCGGGAGACCCGCACGTTCTCCTCCGGCTTCGCCAAGGGCCTGATGGCCCATCTCGGCCCGGTGATGGAGATGAGCGCCAAGCCCCATCGCGAGGCGGGCTTCCAGGTGCTGCGCTCGCCGGACGTGCCCTCGGTCCTCGTCGAGCTCGGCTATCTGTCGAGCAAGCGCGATCTCGACCTCCTGCAATCGGAGGCGTGGCGGGCGGAGGTCACGGGCGGCATGGCCAAGGCCATCGACGCCTTCTTCGGCAACCGGACCTCGCTGACGCGGCCGGGGCCGCCCCGCCGCTCGGCGGCAATCGCCCCAGTTTCACCATAG
- a CDS encoding ribonuclease E/G has product MANTNKMLIDAMHPEETRVVTVHGSRVEEFDFEAANRRQLRGNIYLAKVTRVEPSLQAAFIEYGGNRHGFLAFSEIHPDYYQIPLADRQALLEDDAREAEEHREREERKPRRRSRGRRDGAAAKVARTSEAVSREAEFESADARPENDPAIGAADALLEGGLTDAPQGIAPGSDASADLPAAVLASGEIPETSETSQTSETSENPQTSEAVSNEAPVLSDEASRPEASETATDEAPVEPAALAREADPMGESVVADAPAFETETTAESDDEADEDSDEDEDDSDDESEDDDDSDEDEDDDEENEGEDGEREQKIAQVGGDAMAEIPERPRTYRRHYKIQEVIKRRQIILVQVVKEERGTKGAALTTYLSLAGRYSVLMPNTGRGGGISRKITSAADRKRLKEVAQDLEVPEGMGVILRTAGASRTKPEIKRDFEYLMRLWESVRELTLSSSAPALVYEEGSLIKRAIRDLYNKDIDDILVAGDEAYREARDFMRMLMPGQSKVVQPYRDTTPIFARHGVEQQLDAMFSTHVTLKSGGYLVINPTEALVSIDVNSGRSTREHDIEDTALRTNMEAAEEVARQLRLRDLAGLVVIDFIDMEEKRNNRAVEKKLNECLKNDRARIQVGRISPFGLLEMSRQRIRTGMLESSSLPCAHCGGSGYVRATASVALQILRAIEESLLKSTSHNLILRTRTEVALYILNQKRAHLRELEVRFGVSVTVAADERLAANATFQLDRGEPAIRVEGPVTGVRAVAINSALAPEEDFDPEIEAEDEVIEAEAEEDEAEAGETREKSAEGGEGRGGRRRRRRRRGGRSDTAEHAAGEGTQTDGDDEGEETDEVAARAEGDETLAEPASETASASETASTGEAASSGEDDGNGRRRRRGRRGGRGRDREGRSRDGEGEAQGAEAHIGSVEGDEGAADAPTAFLGGEEPVSAEAVAAATPSEAAAPAEAPAWSEAAPVQDAQPEATPVEGPAPVSDPVPEAPAPQAAEPVAVVLTPADPDRPKRAGWWSRTKAALTGE; this is encoded by the coding sequence ATGGCCAACACCAACAAGATGCTCATCGACGCGATGCACCCGGAGGAGACCCGGGTTGTCACGGTACACGGTTCCCGGGTTGAGGAATTCGACTTCGAGGCGGCCAACCGGCGCCAGCTTCGTGGAAACATCTACCTCGCCAAGGTGACGCGCGTGGAGCCGTCGCTCCAGGCCGCCTTCATCGAATACGGCGGCAATCGCCACGGCTTCCTCGCCTTCAGCGAGATCCACCCCGACTATTACCAGATCCCGCTCGCCGACCGGCAGGCGCTGCTGGAGGACGATGCCCGCGAGGCCGAGGAGCACCGGGAGCGCGAGGAGCGCAAGCCCCGCCGCCGCTCGCGCGGGCGCCGCGACGGCGCCGCTGCCAAGGTGGCCCGGACCTCGGAGGCCGTGAGCCGCGAGGCCGAGTTCGAATCCGCCGACGCGCGTCCCGAGAACGATCCGGCGATCGGTGCCGCCGACGCCCTTCTGGAGGGCGGCCTCACCGACGCGCCTCAGGGAATCGCGCCGGGCAGCGATGCCTCCGCCGACCTGCCAGCCGCGGTCCTCGCGAGCGGCGAGATCCCGGAGACCTCCGAGACTTCCCAGACTTCCGAAACTTCCGAGAATCCCCAGACGTCCGAGGCTGTCTCGAACGAGGCGCCGGTCCTATCCGACGAAGCCAGCCGGCCCGAGGCATCCGAGACCGCCACGGACGAGGCGCCGGTCGAGCCCGCCGCCCTGGCCCGCGAGGCGGACCCGATGGGCGAGTCCGTCGTCGCGGACGCCCCCGCTTTCGAGACCGAGACGACCGCCGAGTCCGACGACGAGGCGGACGAGGACTCCGACGAGGATGAGGACGATTCGGACGACGAGTCCGAGGACGACGACGATTCCGACGAGGATGAGGACGACGACGAGGAGAACGAGGGCGAGGACGGCGAGCGCGAGCAGAAGATCGCGCAGGTCGGCGGCGACGCCATGGCCGAGATCCCCGAGCGTCCCCGCACCTACCGCCGGCACTACAAGATCCAGGAGGTGATCAAGCGCCGCCAGATCATCCTGGTGCAGGTCGTCAAGGAGGAGCGCGGCACCAAGGGTGCGGCGCTGACCACCTACCTGTCGCTCGCCGGGCGCTACTCGGTGCTGATGCCCAACACGGGCCGGGGCGGCGGCATCTCCCGCAAGATCACCTCGGCCGCCGACCGCAAGCGTCTCAAGGAAGTCGCCCAGGACCTGGAGGTCCCCGAGGGGATGGGCGTGATCCTGCGCACGGCCGGCGCCTCGCGCACCAAGCCCGAGATCAAGCGCGACTTCGAGTACCTGATGCGCCTGTGGGAGAGCGTGCGCGAGCTGACGCTGTCCTCCTCCGCTCCGGCCCTGGTCTACGAGGAGGGCTCGCTGATCAAGCGCGCCATCCGCGACCTCTACAACAAGGACATCGACGACATCCTGGTGGCGGGCGACGAGGCCTATCGCGAGGCGCGCGACTTCATGCGCATGCTGATGCCCGGCCAGTCCAAGGTCGTTCAGCCCTATCGCGACACCACCCCGATCTTCGCGCGCCACGGCGTCGAGCAGCAGCTCGACGCGATGTTCTCGACGCACGTGACCCTGAAGTCCGGCGGCTACCTCGTCATCAACCCGACCGAGGCGCTGGTCTCCATCGACGTGAACTCGGGCCGCTCCACCCGCGAGCACGACATCGAGGACACGGCCCTGCGCACCAACATGGAGGCGGCCGAGGAGGTCGCCCGCCAGCTGCGCCTGCGCGACCTCGCCGGCCTCGTCGTGATCGACTTCATCGACATGGAGGAGAAGCGCAACAACCGCGCCGTCGAGAAGAAGCTCAACGAGTGCCTGAAGAACGACCGCGCCCGCATCCAGGTCGGCCGGATCTCGCCCTTCGGCCTGCTGGAGATGAGCCGCCAGCGCATCCGCACCGGCATGCTGGAGAGTTCGTCGCTCCCTTGCGCGCATTGCGGCGGCTCGGGCTACGTCCGGGCGACCGCGTCGGTGGCCCTGCAGATCCTGCGCGCCATCGAGGAGTCGCTCCTCAAGAGCACCAGCCACAACCTCATCCTGCGCACCCGCACCGAGGTGGCGCTCTACATCCTGAACCAGAAGCGTGCCCACCTGCGCGAGCTCGAGGTGCGCTTCGGCGTGTCCGTGACCGTCGCCGCCGATGAGCGCCTCGCGGCCAACGCGACCTTCCAGCTCGACCGGGGCGAGCCCGCCATCCGCGTGGAAGGGCCCGTGACGGGCGTCCGCGCGGTGGCCATCAACTCGGCCCTGGCGCCCGAGGAGGATTTCGATCCTGAGATCGAGGCCGAGGACGAGGTTATCGAGGCGGAGGCCGAGGAGGACGAGGCCGAGGCCGGGGAAACCCGCGAGAAGTCGGCCGAGGGGGGCGAGGGCCGGGGCGGCCGCCGCCGCCGTCGTCGCCGTCGCGGCGGACGCTCCGACACCGCCGAGCACGCCGCCGGCGAGGGCACCCAGACCGACGGTGACGACGAGGGCGAGGAGACCGACGAGGTTGCCGCCCGCGCCGAAGGGGATGAGACGCTCGCCGAGCCGGCTTCCGAGACGGCTTCCGCCAGTGAGACGGCCTCCACCGGCGAGGCCGCTTCATCCGGCGAGGATGACGGCAACGGCCGTCGCCGCCGGCGTGGGCGGCGGGGCGGTCGCGGCCGTGATCGCGAGGGTCGTTCCCGCGACGGCGAGGGCGAGGCCCAGGGCGCCGAGGCCCATATCGGTTCGGTCGAGGGTGACGAGGGCGCGGCCGATGCGCCGACCGCCTTCCTCGGCGGCGAGGAGCCGGTGAGCGCCGAGGCGGTTGCCGCCGCGACGCCGAGCGAGGCCGCTGCCCCGGCGGAGGCTCCGGCCTGGAGCGAAGCCGCGCCGGTGCAGGACGCGCAGCCGGAGGCGACGCCGGTCGAAGGGCCCGCGCCGGTCTCCGACCCGGTGCCGGAGGCCCCGGCGCCTCAGGCCGCGGAGCCGGTCGCGGTGGTGCTCACGCCCGCCGATCCCGACCGTCCGAAGCGGGCCGGCTGGTGGTCGCGTACCAAGGCTGCGCTGACCGGCGAGTAA